The Caldisericia bacterium region ACCACTTAATCTACCCTTCCTATACTCTCCTCTTACAATATTATTATACGAGGCACTATACGTTGCATTTTTGGGATTACTCCTTTGGATAGATGATGGTTACTGTCTTTGTTGTTCCATCCCAGAGGACATCTGCTCCAAGGTTTTCTGCAACAAATCTAACTGGAAGCATTGTTCTACCATTTAGAATCATTGGTACAACCTTTGGGTTGTTTGGGTCTATTGGTTTTTCAATTCCATTTACTCTTGCAGTTGGTTTTCCTATCCAAAGTTCTATTGTTGTATCATTTAGGGATACAGTTACTTTTCTTTCTTTTCCATCCCATCCTACATCTGCTCCTAATGGTTCTGCTACCCATCTAATTGGAAGTAAGGTTCTTCCCTCTACTATTGTTGGAGGAACATCTATCTCTTTGGGTTCATCATTTATATACATGGTTTTACTTCCTATCTGGAGTTTGAGGATTATTCTATAAATAACTGTAAAGGTTTTCTCTGTTATGTTTCCAGCCCTATCTTTGGCAACAAATTTTAA contains the following coding sequences:
- a CDS encoding copper amine oxidase N-terminal domain-containing protein; protein product: MNELKFVAKDRAGNITEKTFTVIYRIILKLQIGSKTMYINDEPKEIDVPPTIVEGRTLLPIRWVAEPLGADVGWDGKERKVTVSLNDTTIELWIGKPTARVNGIEKPIDPNNPKVVPMILNGRTMLPVRFVAENLGADVLWDGTTKTVTIIYPKE